In bacterium, the DNA window TGACCAAAAGGGTTTCCAGCGTGCCGCGCTCCTTCTCGCCAGCAGTCAAGTCAATCGCCGCATAGAACGCACCGCTGAGTGTCATGATTATCAAGAAGTATCCGAGAAACCTGCCCAGCGCCGATCCTGCTGCCTGTTGCTCCGTTGCCACATCGACCGACTCGAAAGTCAACGGGTCCACGAACGACGAGTCCAGTCCGAATAACTGCAGTCTGCGGCCGACCACACCATCCTTGTACTTATCCACCGTGCGCTCAATGCGTTCGCGAATCATTTCTGAAAAGTCGCGGCTGCTCAGGTAGTTTACCTGCACGGACGCGTGGCCTCCTGACTCAATGCTGTCCAGGAAACCAGGTGACAGAGAGAGTGCGGCATCGATTTCCCCTGCCCGCAGCTTCTCGACCCAGTTTGTGGAATCTGCAAGCTCAATTAAGCTGCCGGAGTCATCCGCAAACAAGTCACCCGGCAAGGATTCCGGTGTTAACAATGCAACCACTGCAGTCTGCTGCTTTAACTTACCCACTTGCAAAAGAGTGATCTGCATGATACCGATAAATATCAGCGGGTACATGAGCAGGGGCAACACTACCGTGACCATCAATGTGCGTCTATCACGGTAGATATCACGAAGCTCTTTTAGGAAGACTGTGCGGATCGGAGAAGGGGACATAATCGATTTGGCGCAGGGCGAAAGTGATTAGGGCAATTCTGACCTCTAATATAAACAAAGCGGACGGTTAAACACAACCGCCCGCGCCACTTGCCGATGGACCGGTTCAGGTCGCCAGTGCGTCTGCAATGATCTCGCGATGATCGAAGGCGATCTGCTCAGGCAAACTCGAGAGGTCGAACCACCTTGCCTCTTGGGCGTCGTCGCCGGCTGATATCACACCCGCTACCTCTGCACGGAAAACGACTGTTAGTGTGTGAAAGCGCGGATCACGGCCAGGTTTTGAGTAAACGCCGACCAGACACAACGACTCGGCGCTTAAACCAGTTTCCTCTGATAACTCGCGGGCAGCGGCATCTTCCGCGGACTCGCCATAATCAATAAACCCGCCCGGGAGTGCCCAGCCTTCCGGCGGGTTCTTTCGCAATATGAGCAGTACTTTCCCCTCCCTAACGACGACAACGTCGGCGGTGGGGAAGGGATTCTTGTAGGTCGAGATTTGGTGTCCGCACTGGGGACAGTAACTGGTGAGTTCCATGTTCACTCCAAAATAAAAGGCTCGAGTGGTACCCGAGCCTTCCTTGCTACTTCAAGATTTCATTATGCTTGTGAGATTACTTCAATAACCGGCGACCAAATGCTGGACATGCGTTCGCGCAGTTCGCTTTGCAGCCGCTTGAGTTCAGACTTCAGAACTTCCATCTCCTTTTTCAGCTCTTCCATCCCCAATTTGACTTTGCTTCGCAGGTCCTGGAAATTCCAATTCCACCAACTTTCGTCGCGGCTAATCGCGCGAGCCTCGCCATCCGAAATGAAGAATCTGGCACCGTCAGGGTGGATACGCAGGTCCATGTTGATTTGCGGGACCTTCTCCAGTTCCACTCCAATTCCGTTAAGTTCCTGCTGCAGCTTTTCCATTTCTGCGGCAAGTTCTTTTGCCTCAGTCTCGCCAAAACCGAAATAGAAATTCTCCCCGTCGACACCGGGAATGTCGCCGTAGAAATCCTTGCGATTTGTCAGGGTCACCGGAATGACCATAGGCTTTCCATCGCGGATAATGTGGAAGTCGATCGTCGCGTCCGGACTTGACTCACGGATTGCATCGCGAACATCGCCTTCATCCGACACGGCCTCTTGACCGACCTTGGTAATCACATCGCCCGCTTTCAGGCCAGCCTTTTCCGCCGGAGAGTTTTCCACAACTTCCGAAATCAGCGCCCCGCCTTCTACCTTGAAATACTTCTTGAGTCCGTCTGACAGTTCTTGAGTGACAACACCAGCGAATGCCGCAGACGACGGTTTCATTCCTTCCCAGCGAAACACGGGCGGCATAGGGGCGTCGTCGTTCCCCATTGAGAACCACCTCATGTCGCCGAATTCTCGCTCTTTGCCTTCAAGTTTGACTGCTGCTGAACGCTCATTGCCGCCCCGCTTATAGACAAGCGAGACTTCATCACCGGGCTTAAACTTATTTAGTTGCACACGCAATTCCGCCGGACCAGTTAACTTCTGTCCATTGATGGACATCAGGATATCGTTAGACCGAAGTCCCGCCTTTTCCGCGGGTGACCCCCCCACGACACTTTCGACCAAGACTCCCTGCCCGGTTTGGACTCCATAATCTGAAGCAATATCAGAAGTTACTTCCTCCGGGATAATGCCCAGAAAGGCACCATCCACCTCTGACTTGGCGCTCTTTGCCAAAACGAGGGCACGTTCCTTGGCTGACAGGGCTTTGGCCTCCGCCTCTGTCTTGTCGCCAGCCCAGGCAAGGGAACCCAAAAGCAACACGCCAAGCAGAATCAGACTTGTTACTCGATAATACATTCTTCTACTCCTAACCCTTCCGAGTTTAACTCGAACTCCCCTCTCGTCACGATTTTAACTACATGGCGGGGCCGTTCGTTCCGGACCCGATTATCATGCTTGCTTCACCAGGACGAATTACCTATACTTTCGTGTTAACTTACTGGAGTTGCGGATTGCAGATTTTGTTGCAAAACAGGCTGGATTTCTACACAGCCCTGATTCCCCGAATTCCCGATCCTTCCATGCGCGAGAGGATTTCGCGGATTGCCTCACACAGGGGAGATTCTGTCCCCATTCCAACCCTTTCGTATGACGATAAGCTCTTAAAAGAACTGGCTTTACTCGACCCCCTTTGTAAGCCCGAGTTTGGTCGCAAGTGGGGGCGAACAACCCTGTCACTGGATGAAGCCTTAACCAGAGCTATCCGGTTCGAAGAGCTTATCATTTTGTCAGGACTGGAGCTTACGGCCAATCCTCCCCTCGAGGGTCTCAAAGAGCTGGTAGATTTAGCCCGCGAGAGGCTCGGGCTTCTGATCATCCTCTCCGATGACTTGCGTTACCACAGAATCAGGCTCGTGGAAATGCCGTAAGAGGAGCGATGTTTGCGCCATGACCGCGCATGGACCCCCGTCAGGTAACTCAGCTGGAAATCGGCGACCCGGAAACCCGAGTCCGCCTCGTTGCGCAGGGCAAGAATCTGTGGAAAGTTCGCATGCTTTTCCCGCGCGCTCGAGCGCACGAAATCCCTGAACAGCTCCGGCAAATCAAGGCGGACTTGGCAAGATCCTTCGGTGTTGCGGAGCATCGACTTCAGTATTACGAGATGATCTCGAAACGGAGAATGCGGCACGGGATCCTCGTGGAAATCCAGATTCGCAGGCAAGAAGCCCCTGCCGGTGCGATGCGCATTCGATTCTTACCGAAGACTGCGCAGGACGGCACGGTTTTCTCAGATATGCGTGTGGTTGTGGACTTGTTTCCGGTGGACGAATATGATTGTCCGTTGACGATTGAAACTGTTGACGCGAAGTTGCGCAGCGAAGGCGTGGATGTCAATCTGGTTCGCTGGCGACTGGTCAGAGAGTTGGTGGATGACTGTGTCGAGAGACAATCCCCTATGTTTGAACAGGTCATTGCCGAAGGAGAGTTGCCGGACATCGGCATGTCATCACGAACTTTCTACCACTGGTTCCCGCAGAGCGATCCAGCACACACAACGGCGTGGCTGGGACTGCGCAAGGTTGAACAGGGAGAAGGGTTCCTCGAACATCAGCCGGCTACCACCGGCTTGCACTCCGGCCGCAATATCTTCGGAAAGGAGCTGTCGCCCCGTCGGGGTACAAATACGCGACTTGTGAGGGGACCTGGTGTTAGTTCAGAGCAGACTGAGCGGAAAATGGTAGCCACGAAAGCCGGTGTCCTGTTCTTTCGCAGATCCTACGCTGATAAGAGACAAAAAGATTCTCCTTGTGCCGTGCCACACGTTTTGACTGCGGAAGTAATAAGGATTCGGGAATTGAAGGCTGTGGAAGCGCCGATGCAGAAGTGGGACGAGCCCGTCTGGATCTTGGGGACGTTGCCGAAAGGATCAGTCTTAACTGTAGCGGCTGATTGCGTCCTGCAAGGCGACATCTCAAGCGGGTGCCAGATTCAAGTCAGCGGAGACTTACGTGTCACAGGACATGTCGCCGATGCGACAATTGGAACAGGCGGGCACTTTTGTGTGCATGGCGACTTGCGAGGGGCGATCTGCGAAGTCGGATTGACCGCGCAGTTTATCGGCAGAGCGGTTGATTGCACTGTGTACGCGCGGGAGATTCTGGCGGACAAGATTGAAGGCGGAATTGCTGAAGCTTACCACCAGTTCTCGAACAAGCACGAAGTCGTGGCGTTTAATCGGGAGAAGTTTCTTGCCGAACATCGTCGAGCCGGCGAGGAGGCACTAACCACTCTCCAAAGGCAAATGACCCGACTGTATGAGATATTTGGGCCGGAAATCGTTCAGCAGGTCACAGACGATACTATTCAGATGAACCTGCTAAGATGGCTCAAACGACAAAAGGCACTCGGTATCGGAACCTACTCTCATGCTCATGTGCAGGAATTCCGAACACTGCTGGAGGTTTTACCCGGACTTCGACGGGAATTAGCTTCAATCGCAGCAGGATTGCGGGAACCTGCACGTCCCGCTGACAAGCAAGGCTAAAAATGCCGCTACATGTTTCTTGCCAGGGGACAGCGCTGTCGCTATATTAAATATAGTGAAAACATGTGAAGTGTATTTAATATACTACCAATCACTGATAATCGACATGATCCTCTGAGAAATTTGCTGTATTGGTGTATCCGTCGTTACATTAGGTCATTGTGACAAGTCATGATGACGCTACAATATCGACGCAGCAACGCTCCGAATTCTTTGACCCGAGGCCTGTGGCTTCCCTGGTTGAGGTATTGCTGCACGAACTTTCGAATCCTGTTCAAGCTGCGAGGATGATGCTGAACCTGCTGCAGGCCGATGTTGGCAATAATACTGAATTGCGTTCGCGCCTGACTAAGCTGGACTTGGCTATTGACCGTATCGCCATGGCCGTGCACAGTGTTCAATCCGTGAAAGAGGCCGCCTTACGAGCGCCTACTGGCGTCAACTGTGAGCAGGTGTTAAACGACTTGCGAAGTGAGTTTTCCGCGATCAGCGTGCCCGCGGAAATCGCTCCTTGTGAATCGGGACTGCCATTAGTCACGCTCCACGAAGGCGCAATACCAGTTCTGATTGCCCGCTGGGTGGCGGCAAACATGGCGGATTCATCCACCGTCCGAGTTCAGAACCGTTTTGCGGGCAAGCGTTGGACTTTCCAAGTGACACTGCGTGACGGACTGACAGACGCGGCGATGCGAGACCTTGGAGCAAACAGTGTCGCGGGATTTGCGGCGGCGATCTATCACTTTATGATCGTTGCGGGAGGAACGGCTTCAATAAAAGAAGATAGTCAAGGTGAGTTTGAATTGCATTTGAGCTTTGCGACATGGTCTGAATTTGTGGCTGGAACGGATTGACTTAT includes these proteins:
- a CDS encoding PDZ domain-containing protein, whose product is MYYRVTSLILLGVLLLGSLAWAGDKTEAEAKALSAKERALVLAKSAKSEVDGAFLGIIPEEVTSDIASDYGVQTGQGVLVESVVGGSPAEKAGLRSNDILMSINGQKLTGPAELRVQLNKFKPGDEVSLVYKRGGNERSAAVKLEGKEREFGDMRWFSMGNDDAPMPPVFRWEGMKPSSAAFAGVVTQELSDGLKKYFKVEGGALISEVVENSPAEKAGLKAGDVITKVGQEAVSDEGDVRDAIRESSPDATIDFHIIRDGKPMVIPVTLTNRKDFYGDIPGVDGENFYFGFGETEAKELAAEMEKLQQELNGIGVELEKVPQINMDLRIHPDGARFFISDGEARAISRDESWWNWNFQDLRSKVKLGMEELKKEMEVLKSELKRLQSELRERMSSIWSPVIEVISQA
- a CDS encoding DUF342 domain-containing protein, with protein sequence MDPRQVTQLEIGDPETRVRLVAQGKNLWKVRMLFPRARAHEIPEQLRQIKADLARSFGVAEHRLQYYEMISKRRMRHGILVEIQIRRQEAPAGAMRIRFLPKTAQDGTVFSDMRVVVDLFPVDEYDCPLTIETVDAKLRSEGVDVNLVRWRLVRELVDDCVERQSPMFEQVIAEGELPDIGMSSRTFYHWFPQSDPAHTTAWLGLRKVEQGEGFLEHQPATTGLHSGRNIFGKELSPRRGTNTRLVRGPGVSSEQTERKMVATKAGVLFFRRSYADKRQKDSPCAVPHVLTAEVIRIRELKAVEAPMQKWDEPVWILGTLPKGSVLTVAADCVLQGDISSGCQIQVSGDLRVTGHVADATIGTGGHFCVHGDLRGAICEVGLTAQFIGRAVDCTVYAREILADKIEGGIAEAYHQFSNKHEVVAFNREKFLAEHRRAGEEALTTLQRQMTRLYEIFGPEIVQQVTDDTIQMNLLRWLKRQKALGIGTYSHAHVQEFRTLLEVLPGLRRELASIAAGLREPARPADKQG
- a CDS encoding NUDIX hydrolase; protein product: MELTSYCPQCGHQISTYKNPFPTADVVVVREGKVLLILRKNPPEGWALPGGFIDYGESAEDAAARELSEETGLSAESLCLVGVYSKPGRDPRFHTLTVVFRAEVAGVISAGDDAQEARWFDLSSLPEQIAFDHREIIADALAT